The Roseimicrobium gellanilyticum genome includes a region encoding these proteins:
- the dgt gene encoding dGTP triphosphohydrolase: MSFYSSFDTATVSSRSAHPDDHRTPFQIDRDRILHSAALRRLQGKTQVFYSFLVGEYDFYRTRLTHSLEVAQVGRSICAWLQKSSDLLQGSDGIDTDLVEATCLAHDLGHPPFGHTGERALHHLMMPYGGFEGNAQTLRLLTRTIFGEGREGMDPTRALLDGVMKYKTLYQEVPDAKNHYLYDEQSEALDFVHGDQPFPVELSPGKERNSFRSLECQIMDWADDTAYSINDLSDAIQRGFITASKLEAWAGASKLDDVEAGQVEFLLKAIREGKVEGRLGRGIGEHIRACSLEIRGNFMSELSRRYRYELVVDPAMEKRARLNKRIAMDLVFETPQLHQLDYKAESVLKRLFEVLEERYIKRDGSRAWHFLPQTVEVALDREDDEKVRARLVCDWIASLTDRNAYRVHQRLFDVGAGMGEFL; encoded by the coding sequence ATGAGCTTCTACTCCAGTTTTGACACAGCGACGGTATCGTCCCGGTCAGCGCACCCGGACGATCACCGCACGCCGTTCCAGATTGACCGCGACCGCATCCTGCACAGCGCCGCTCTGCGGCGTCTGCAGGGCAAGACCCAGGTCTTCTACTCCTTTCTCGTCGGGGAGTATGATTTTTACCGGACCCGCCTGACGCACTCGCTGGAAGTGGCGCAGGTGGGTCGTTCCATCTGTGCCTGGCTTCAAAAAAGCAGCGACCTGCTCCAGGGCAGTGACGGCATCGACACGGATCTGGTCGAGGCCACGTGCCTGGCGCATGACTTGGGCCACCCGCCGTTTGGCCACACTGGCGAGCGGGCCCTGCATCACCTCATGATGCCGTATGGCGGATTCGAGGGGAATGCACAGACTCTTCGCCTTCTTACACGCACCATCTTCGGCGAGGGCCGCGAAGGCATGGATCCGACCCGGGCGCTGCTCGATGGTGTGATGAAATATAAGACACTGTATCAGGAAGTGCCTGATGCAAAAAATCACTACCTCTATGACGAGCAGTCGGAGGCACTGGACTTCGTGCATGGGGACCAGCCTTTTCCCGTCGAGCTCTCGCCCGGAAAGGAACGCAACAGCTTCCGGAGTCTGGAGTGCCAGATCATGGACTGGGCGGATGACACCGCGTATTCGATCAATGACTTGTCGGATGCCATCCAGCGGGGGTTTATCACGGCTTCCAAGTTGGAAGCCTGGGCCGGAGCAAGCAAGCTTGATGACGTGGAGGCCGGCCAGGTGGAATTCCTTCTGAAAGCCATCCGCGAGGGCAAGGTGGAAGGCAGGCTGGGGCGCGGCATTGGAGAGCACATCCGTGCCTGCTCGCTGGAGATCCGCGGCAATTTCATGAGCGAGCTTTCGCGTCGCTATCGCTATGAACTGGTGGTGGATCCTGCGATGGAAAAACGTGCGCGGCTCAACAAGCGGATTGCGATGGATCTGGTGTTTGAAACACCCCAGCTTCACCAACTCGACTACAAGGCGGAGAGCGTGCTCAAGCGCTTGTTTGAAGTGTTGGAGGAGCGGTACATCAAGCGTGACGGTTCACGCGCCTGGCACTTCCTGCCGCAGACGGTGGAAGTCGCGCTGGACCGCGAGGACGATGAAAAGGTCCGTGCTCGTCTCGTGTGTGATTGGATCGCGAGCCTGACCGACCGCAACGCCTACCGCGTGCACCAGCGCCTCTTCGACGTAGGCGCCGGGATGGGTGAGTTTCTCTAG